Proteins encoded in a region of the Atopobium sp. oral taxon 416 genome:
- a CDS encoding HAD family phosphatase — MIKPDTPACVLFDFDGVCADTERYGIELDREVYELYGINPTREEMQSLVGTTGLESIPALFRKYGLTVTAQEFFAKRRDNTCIYRDFPLEAEPGLIGVLADLRARCIPIGLVSTTAASSIFFALDRLHLASSFDVIVTGDMCERHKPEPDPYLLALRLLNKDAKDSIAVEDSPVGIHAAKAAGLYVMGYRGASIKQDTSEADEQLEGFVAFRV; from the coding sequence ATGATAAAGCCGGATACGCCCGCATGCGTCCTCTTCGATTTCGACGGCGTCTGTGCCGATACCGAGAGGTATGGCATAGAGCTTGACAGGGAAGTGTATGAGCTTTACGGCATCAACCCCACGAGAGAGGAGATGCAGTCGCTGGTCGGCACGACCGGGCTCGAGTCTATCCCGGCACTCTTCAGGAAATATGGCCTCACAGTCACGGCGCAGGAGTTCTTTGCAAAGAGACGCGACAATACCTGCATCTACCGCGATTTCCCGCTCGAGGCAGAGCCTGGCCTCATAGGAGTCCTGGCAGATCTCCGTGCCCGCTGCATACCGATTGGCCTCGTCTCCACGACGGCTGCCTCTTCTATCTTCTTTGCGCTCGATCGGCTCCACTTGGCATCTTCCTTTGATGTCATTGTCACAGGAGATATGTGCGAGCGGCACAAGCCAGAGCCCGACCCCTACCTTCTGGCGCTCAGGCTCTTGAACAAGGATGCGAAAGACTCCATTGCTGTCGAGGATTCTCCCGTTGGTATTCATGCTGCCAAGGCAGCAGGGCTCTATGTGATGGGGTATCGAGGTGCGAGCATCAAGCAGGATACCTCCGAGGCAGACGAGCAGCTCGAAGGATTTGTTGCGTTTCGCGTGTAG
- a CDS encoding nitroreductase: MEDVLEAIHNRRSVRAYEDKAVPKDLIDKVIDAGLWAPSGMGRQSAIIVAVTDKEKIAWLSELNRKIGGWKEGFDPFYGAPVVLLVLGKKDMPTYVCDGSLMIGTMGLAAEGLGLGSCWIHRAKEESEMPEVQEWLSSLGVPEGYEGVGHLILGYPVKDKVSAPQTHKDSRVFWAE; encoded by the coding sequence ATGGAAGATGTGCTTGAAGCGATTCATAACCGCCGCAGTGTCCGTGCCTATGAGGATAAGGCTGTGCCGAAGGACCTTATAGACAAGGTTATCGATGCCGGACTCTGGGCACCGAGCGGCATGGGCAGGCAGTCTGCCATCATAGTCGCCGTCACGGACAAGGAGAAGATTGCCTGGCTCTCCGAGCTCAACAGGAAGATCGGCGGCTGGAAAGAGGGGTTTGACCCCTTCTATGGAGCGCCGGTCGTGCTTCTGGTCCTTGGCAAGAAGGACATGCCGACCTATGTCTGCGATGGTTCTCTCATGATCGGGACCATGGGGCTTGCTGCTGAGGGCTTGGGCCTTGGCAGTTGCTGGATCCACCGCGCCAAGGAAGAGTCGGAAATGCCTGAAGTCCAGGAGTGGCTCTCTTCGCTCGGCGTGCCAGAAGGTTATGAGGGGGTAGGACATCTGATCCTCGGCTATCCCGTGAAGGACAAGGTGTCTGCTCCGCAGACACACAAGGACAGCCGCGTGTTCTGGGCAGAGTAG
- a CDS encoding iron chaperone, protein MEIYLPGSETCISWSMPTYKVDGRIIIQLAAWKKHIGIYPRPEALEHFANEISAAGLKTSKGTL, encoded by the coding sequence ATCGAAATATACCTGCCAGGCTCTGAAACCTGCATCTCCTGGAGCATGCCGACATACAAGGTGGACGGCAGGATCATCATCCAGCTCGCTGCTTGGAAGAAGCATATCGGCATCTATCCAAGACCTGAGGCGCTCGAACATTTTGCAAACGAGATATCGGCTGCCGGTCTCAAGACATCGAAAGGTACGCTCTAA
- a CDS encoding 5-oxoproline transporter, DUF979 family subunit, with protein sequence MQHLPKDFVGCPVFQDLPRSVTDQLPVGITVGVFVGIIVLHFMRPKQNTMRVYLENSRRMLDIVGKLIVLLTLLAILGSVFIATGIGTVISDIVGAIIPQGNMVVGIVVYCVGMALFTVIMGNAFAAITVMTVGIGAPFAMPLGVDPVIVGSLALTPAATVARS encoded by the coding sequence ATGCAACATCTCCCTAAAGACTTCGTTGGCTGTCCTGTATTTCAGGACCTTCCTCGCTCTGTCACAGATCAGCTCCCTGTTGGTATCACGGTCGGCGTCTTTGTCGGCATAATCGTCCTGCACTTCATGCGGCCGAAGCAGAACACGATGAGGGTTTATCTCGAGAACTCCCGCCGCATGCTCGATATCGTGGGTAAGCTTATCGTGCTCCTGACGCTTCTTGCCATCCTGGGCTCCGTCTTCATAGCCACAGGCATCGGCACCGTCATCTCCGATATCGTGGGCGCCATCATCCCGCAGGGTAACATGGTCGTCGGTATCGTTGTCTACTGCGTCGGCATGGCCCTCTTCACGGTGATCATGGGCAATGCCTTTGCTGCCATCACGGTCATGACGGTCGGCATTGGGGCTCCATTCGCGATGCCCCTCGGTGTAGATCCTGTCATTGTCGGCTCCCTCGCCCTTACACCTGCGGCTACTGTGGCACGCTCATGA
- a CDS encoding 5-oxoproline transporter, DUF979 family subunit: MTPMAANFNIVPVAILEMDDEYGAIKKQIVPALIMLAFQILLMICLVAL; the protein is encoded by the coding sequence ATGACGCCAATGGCAGCCAACTTCAACATCGTCCCTGTCGCAATCCTCGAGATGGACGACGAGTACGGTGCCATCAAGAAGCAGATCGTCCCCGCCCTCATCATGCTTGCCTTCCAGATTCTCCTCATGATCTGCCTCGTCGCGCTGTAG
- the pcp gene encoding pyroglutamyl-peptidase I, translated as MKKILVTGFQPFGSETMNPAWEAVRRLPDTIAGASVTKVEIPVVFGKGPEAVDKAIDEVQPNLVLCVGQAGGRAKITPEFVGINYADARIPDNDGNQPVAEKISADGPDAYFATLPVKSMVQAMTGAGIPAEVSYTAGTYVCNDVMYSLLHTLATKHPGVRGGFLHVPYATEQACHLPSLTPSMSLDMMTRGIELGLAAAVEHEDDVKTATGTTH; from the coding sequence ATGAAGAAGATTCTCGTGACTGGCTTCCAGCCGTTCGGCAGTGAGACCATGAACCCGGCCTGGGAGGCTGTTCGCAGGCTTCCCGACACGATTGCCGGCGCCTCCGTCACGAAGGTCGAAATCCCGGTTGTCTTTGGCAAGGGACCCGAGGCTGTGGACAAGGCAATTGACGAGGTCCAGCCGAACCTCGTGCTCTGCGTCGGCCAGGCAGGTGGCCGCGCGAAGATCACGCCTGAGTTTGTCGGTATCAACTACGCTGATGCCCGCATTCCGGACAACGACGGCAACCAGCCGGTGGCAGAGAAGATCTCGGCTGATGGCCCCGATGCCTACTTCGCGACGCTTCCCGTCAAGTCAATGGTCCAGGCCATGACCGGAGCAGGCATCCCGGCAGAGGTCTCCTATACGGCCGGCACCTACGTCTGCAACGACGTGATGTATTCGTTGCTGCACACGCTGGCAACGAAGCATCCGGGCGTCCGTGGTGGCTTCCTCCATGTCCCGTATGCGACGGAGCAGGCCTGCCATCTGCCATCCTTGACGCCGAGCATGTCGCTCGATATGATGACGCGCGGCATCGAGCTCGGACTCGCAGCTGCCGTCGAGCACGAGGATGATGTGAAGACGGCTACGGGTACAACGCACTAG
- a CDS encoding S9 family peptidase has protein sequence MGYTEREHWCQRDDKKIYGKLFLPDGWDDGRPRATAIFAHGLSTNHGDMEPYARCAAERGMVTYVFDFCGGGSYSRSSWQDNMSLFTEQHDLEAVAWELSRESYVDEHNLFLCGASLGATIALMAARANVQLVKGCLLLYPAFNLYDAVHSACARREDLPERFHVMSMDVSGDFLRSCWDYDFFEHIPAFPQDVIIFHGDADQVVPLSYSQRAQSLFPHCELHVIPGGGHGFVDPYYWQVVNEAAEWLRAHIWR, from the coding sequence GTGGGCTATACGGAACGCGAGCATTGGTGCCAGCGCGATGACAAGAAGATCTACGGGAAGCTCTTCCTACCGGATGGCTGGGATGACGGAAGGCCGCGCGCTACTGCCATCTTTGCCCATGGGCTCTCGACGAACCATGGGGACATGGAGCCGTATGCAAGGTGTGCCGCCGAGCGGGGCATGGTGACGTATGTCTTCGACTTCTGCGGTGGTGGCAGCTACTCAAGGAGCAGCTGGCAGGACAATATGTCGCTCTTCACGGAGCAGCATGACCTCGAGGCGGTTGCCTGGGAGCTCTCGCGGGAGTCCTATGTGGACGAGCACAACCTCTTCCTCTGTGGCGCCTCCTTGGGTGCCACGATCGCGCTCATGGCAGCGAGGGCGAACGTACAGCTCGTGAAGGGTTGCCTTCTGCTCTATCCTGCCTTCAACCTGTACGATGCGGTGCACAGTGCCTGTGCGCGGAGGGAGGATCTGCCTGAGCGCTTCCACGTTATGAGCATGGATGTGTCAGGAGATTTCCTGCGCTCCTGCTGGGACTACGACTTCTTCGAGCACATCCCGGCCTTTCCGCAGGATGTGATCATCTTCCATGGGGACGCAGATCAGGTCGTGCCGCTCTCGTACTCCCAGCGCGCCCAGTCGCTCTTCCCGCACTGTGAGCTCCATGTGATTCCGGGCGGCGGCCATGGTTTCGTCGACCCCTACTACTGGCAGGTCGTGAACGAGGCAGCGGAGTGGCTCCGCGCCCATATCTGGCGCTAG
- a CDS encoding NAD(P)-dependent oxidoreductase has translation MDTLEELFGACDFVSIHVPLVDETRGMVGHKALAKSGLILINMVRGGIVDEGYSWILLRTELWQGLASMSSKRRFPQYGIPAPP, from the coding sequence ATGGACACGCTTGAGGAGCTCTTTGGCGCCTGCGATTTCGTGAGCATCCACGTGCCGCTGGTCGACGAGACGAGAGGCATGGTAGGACACAAGGCCCTTGCCAAGTCTGGCCTTATACTCATCAACATGGTACGTGGTGGCATCGTGGACGAGGGGTACTCCTGGATCCTCTTGAGGACGGAATTGTGGCAGGGGCTGGCTTCGATGTCTTCGAAGAGAAGATTCCCTCAGTATGGGATCCCTGCTCCACCTTGA
- a CDS encoding type II toxin-antitoxin system RelB/DinJ family antitoxin — protein sequence MATVTQTTTVRFDRRDKEEATSILESIGLSFNSYLNLAVKQLINQRRVPFDLEPSPATPNEETRRAMVEAEAKELGIIPDDSPAFSDSASLMAYLDRK from the coding sequence ATGGCAACAGTCACTCAGACGACAACGGTACGCTTTGACCGGCGTGACAAGGAAGAGGCAACCTCTATTCTCGAGTCCATCGGTCTCAGCTTTAACAGTTACCTCAACCTGGCTGTGAAACAGCTCATCAACCAGCGGCGGGTTCCCTTCGACCTGGAGCCATCTCCCGCGACACCTAACGAGGAGACGAGGCGGGCTATGGTGGAAGCTGAGGCCAAGGAACTGGGGATCATCCCTGATGATTCGCCGGCCTTCTCTGATAGTGCAAGCCTCATGGCCTACCTAGACAGAAAGTAG
- a CDS encoding type II toxin-antitoxin system YafQ family toxin, protein MFEIRVEHRFKLDYQRVIRVHPQLKADFAEAVEELMQTGRVPKEYRPHVLDNPGGNYNGHIDFHLSDGKIDVIVLYLPHKTNPIIRLVRMGMHEELFQGPTL, encoded by the coding sequence ATGTTCGAAATCAGGGTTGAACATAGGTTCAAGCTGGACTACCAGAGGGTTATACGGGTCCATCCACAGCTCAAGGCAGACTTTGCCGAAGCTGTGGAAGAGCTCATGCAGACCGGCAGGGTGCCTAAAGAGTACCGGCCACATGTCTTAGATAATCCGGGCGGTAATTACAACGGCCACATTGACTTCCATCTGTCGGATGGCAAGATCGATGTCATTGTGCTCTACCTTCCCCATAAGACGAATCCCATCATCCGCCTCGTGCGTATGGGCATGCACGAGGAGCTCTTCCAGGGACCCACACTATGA